In Ailuropoda melanoleuca isolate Jingjing chromosome X, ASM200744v2, whole genome shotgun sequence, a single genomic region encodes these proteins:
- the LOC117797373 gene encoding N-acylglucosamine 2-epimerase-like isoform X1, translating into MMDQIVYWVREDPLGLGRPRLPGAPASESMAVPMMLLNLVDQLGEVDEELAGNYAELGDWCAWRILQHVQDRDFGGGGRISWLEMAEVGRCLENELQEGSQHQAGYGKR; encoded by the exons ATGATGGATCAGATCGTGTACTGGGTGCGGGAGGACCCGTTGGGGCTGGGCCGGCCCCGTCTCCCCGGGGCGCCGGCCTCCGAGTCCATGGCGGTGCCCATGATGCTGCTCAACCTGGTGGACCAGCTCGGGGAGGTGGACGAGGAGCTGGCAGGCAACTACGCGGAGCTGGGGGACTGGTGTGCCTGGAGGATCCTGCAGCACGTCCAG GACAGAGACTTCGGTGGTGGTGGCAGGATCTCCTGGTTGGAGATGGCAGAAGTTGGCAGGTGCCTAGAAAATGAACTTCAAGAAGGCTCACAGCACCAAGCTGGCTATGGAAAG agatag
- the LOC117797373 gene encoding N-acylglucosamine 2-epimerase-like isoform X2, with translation MMDQIVYWVREDPLGLGRPRLPGAPASESMAVPMMLLNLVDQLGEVDEELAGNYAELGDWCAWRILQHVQAFVCFRTETSVVVAGSPGWRWQKLAGA, from the exons ATGATGGATCAGATCGTGTACTGGGTGCGGGAGGACCCGTTGGGGCTGGGCCGGCCCCGTCTCCCCGGGGCGCCGGCCTCCGAGTCCATGGCGGTGCCCATGATGCTGCTCAACCTGGTGGACCAGCTCGGGGAGGTGGACGAGGAGCTGGCAGGCAACTACGCGGAGCTGGGGGACTGGTGTGCCTGGAGGATCCTGCAGCACGTCCAG GCCTTTGTGTGTTTCAGGACAGAGACTTCGGTGGTGGTGGCAGGATCTCCTGGTTGGAGATGGCAGAAGTTGGCAGGTGCCTAG